A region from the Maniola jurtina chromosome 20, ilManJurt1.1, whole genome shotgun sequence genome encodes:
- the LOC123875547 gene encoding WD repeat-containing protein CG11141: MEVTSGAEEGFVREWTPCSHILNLIPPRIQTGLFSNELCLTCVDAVSEYIALGTNVGLVYWYDRKKGNIQRLRCEATTSPITYVKIVSTVDYMVGAGNAAGQVTVFQIPKEHPENLPDTFKPKVEPKVERYTIGDLHKSKITAIEWSKNGMRLFSGDKNGVIIMTEIDFYMHLCKSMEIVNEEHEIVQMSYYQNTLLVSSVYRSIVCERRDSRWHVTQLGKKERKSLCALGAVFQYSYARGGAAAAYCARPGLRLWRADAAGHVHQTLLFKEAISNPLTVAELLNPSQKKHSHSDREYNFGPLYVFREHFLVSHNEHILYILDPRSLTAVAVVDDLRRILSVSVNKEEMFILEGERSLVRLAHAPEPAALAADQPINLMTKSLTTSLQHAVNTVRDLTHIDQTMPYITSVLEQPISMFTRNETLDTGTIPNGEECFELPPIKHLPLDISDNVLESIINEFRDVSSDVEEIRRVKSEELQKKLKLYNSIMEKKCDEELIHSRRSRRREAGSGGNTPRMSTPVRKADSFSYTSPCVMSISVCGNIPQNDDLLEKQIEEKEKILAKMLNLESLSIKSPIEKEPEKEEPDKLYKTQYTEITVPKKENTQIGKNIEKEINLSKEVLIKEKPVKETSKPVVKKVINDKPVQKKIETGDLVPKVVKLPNTWNLENIEIKLDMKNGIKDVSNLISPDDGTEGEWEFI, from the exons ATGGAAGTTACAAGTGGTGCTGAGGAGGGTTTCGTCCGAGAGTGGACACCGTGTTCTCATATATTGAACTTGATTCCTCCTCGAATTCAAACTGGTTTGTTTTCTAATGAACTGTGCTTGACTTGTGTGGATGCTGTGAGCGAGTATATAGCCCTTGGAACGAACGTGGGGCTTGTGTACTGGTACGACAGGAAGAAGGGGAACATACAACGGTTACGATGCGAA GCTACAACTTCACCCATAACCTATGTGAAAATTGTAAGTACAGTGGACTACATGGTGGGTGCAGGCAATGCTGCAGGACAGGTCACTGTGTTCCAGATCCCCAAGGAGCATCCCGAGAATTTGCCTGACACCTTCAAACCCAAGGTTGAACCTAAGGTGGAAAG gTACACCATAGGCGATCTGCACAAGAGCAAGATTACTGCTATAGAGTGGTCCAAGAATGGTATGCGGCTTTTCTCCGGTGACAAGAATGGTGTGATTATTATGACAGAAATTGACTTCTATATG CACCTTTGCAAATCAATGGAGATAGTAAATGAAGAGCACGAGATAGTACAGATGAGCTACTACCAGAACACGCTACTGGTGTCCAGTGTGTACCGCAGCATCGTGTGCGAGCGCCGCGACAGTCGCTGGCACGTCACGCAGCTGGGCAAGAAGGAACGAAAGAG TCTATGCGCGTTGGGTGCGGTATTCCAATACTCGTACGCGCGTGGCGGCGCGGCGGCCGCCTACTGCGCGCGCCCGGGCCTCAGGCTGTGGCGCGCCGATGCCGCTGGACATGTGCACCAGACCCTACTGTTCAAG GAAGCGATATCAAACCCGCTGACAGTAGCAGAACTGTTGAACCCCTCGCAGAAGAAGCACTCTCACAGCGATCGGGAGTACAACTTCGGGCCGCTTTACGTGTTCCGGGAACACTTCCTCGTGTCGCACAACGAGCACATCCTGTACATACTGGACCCGCGCTCGCTCACCGCGGTGGCTGTGGTCGACGATCTCAGGAG AATCCTCTCAGTATCGGTAAACAAGGAGGAGATGTTTATACTAGAGGGTGAGCGGTCTCTGGTCCGCCTCGCGCATGCGCCCGAGCCCGCTGCGCTCGCTGCAG ATCAACCGATAAACCTGATGACAAAATCCCTAACGACATCCCTTCAACACGCGGTGAACACGGTCCGCGATCTCACACACATCGACCAAACGATGCCCTACATCACGAGCGTGCTAGAACAACCCATATCCATGTTCACCCGAAACGAGACCCTAGACACGGGCACGATACCCAATGGAGAGGAATGTTTCGAGCTACCCCCGATAAAGCATCTACCGCTCGATATATCGGATAACGTATTAGAATCGATTATAAACGAGTTTAGGGATGTGTCGAGCGATGTTGAGGAGATTCGACGCGTGAAATCGGAGGAGTTGCAAAAAAAACTGAAGTTGTATAACAGTATAATGGAGAAGAAGTGCGATGAAGAGTTGATACACAGTAGGCGGAGCAGACGGAGGGAGGCCGGCTCGGGAGGGAACACGCCGCGGATGTCGACGCCGGTGCGCAAGGCGGACAGCTTTAGCTATACGAGCCCGTGTGTTATGAGCATCAGTGTGTGTGG aaacatTCCACAAAATGACGATCTTCTAGAGAAACAAATCGAAGAGAAAGAAAAGATATTAGCGAAAATGCTCAACCTTGAATCTCTAAGCATCAAAAGCCCGATAGAAAAAGAGCCAGAAAAAGAAGAACCCGACAAACTTTATAAAACACAATACACTGAAATAACTGTGCCGAAAAAAGAAAATACGCAAAttggaaaaaatattgaaaaggaAATAAACTTGAGTAAAGAAGTACTGATTAAAGAAAAACCAGTAAAAGAAACATCCAAACCAGTTGTAAAAAAAGTTATCAATGACAAACCAGTACAAAAGAAAATAGAAACCGGTGATTTAGTTCCTAAAGTAGTCAAACTGCCCAATACTTGGAATTTAGAGAACATAGAAATAAAATTGGACATGAAAAATGGTATTAAGGACGTTTCTAATCTAATATCGCCTGACGACGGCACGGAAGGGGAATGGGAATTTATATAA
- the LOC123875538 gene encoding minor histocompatibility antigen H13 has product MAESVTELPINIEESVKEVVQNVTGKAPSSIEGVAIAYLSLVIMAILPIFFGSFRSVKYLKEQKESGEKHETMTNKDALMFPLFASCALFAFYIFFQFFSKEYINLLLTGYFFFLGVLALSHLLSPIIALIVPASVPNVPYHILFTRGEREGRSDIVNYKFTSYDVICLVISLIFGAWYLIKKHWIANNLFGIAFAINGVELLHLNNVVTGCILLCGLFLYDIFWVFGTNVMVTVAKSFEVPIKLVFPQDLLINGLNASNFAMLGLGDIVVPGLFIALLLRFDKSLKRGSEFYFRATFSAYILGLLATILVMHVFKHAQPALLYLVPACLATPLTLALLKGDINALFNYEDQPAILESPTEASKSKKSE; this is encoded by the exons atggCTGAATCTGTAACAGAGCTTCCCATAAACATCGAGGAAAGTGTTAAAGAAGTTGTACAAAATGTAACTGGCAAAGCCCCGTCGAGTATTGAGGGAGTCGCAATCGCATACTTAAGTTTAGTAATAATGGCTATTTTACCCATATTTTTTGGCTCTTTCCGCTCTGTAAAATACTTAAAAGAGCAAAAG GAATCAGGTGAAAAACATGAGACGATGACAAACAAAGATGCACTAATGTTCCCACTGTTTGCGTCGTGCGCGCTCTTCGCCTTCTACATATTTTTCCAGTTCTTCTCCAAAGAGTACATCAATCTACTTCTCACTGGATATTTCTTCTTCCTTGGAGTATTGGCCTTGAGCCATCTACTTAG CCCAATCATAGCCCTGATCGTGCCCGCGTCGGTGCCGAATGTTCCGTATCACATTCTGTTCACGCGCGGCGAGCGGGAAGGCCGCTCCGACATCGTCAACTACAAGTTCACGTCGTATGACGTCATCTGCCTCGTCATATCGCTCATATTCGGAGCCTGGTACCTCATCAAGAAG CACTGGATAGCAAACAACCTGTTCGGCATAGCCTTCGCGATCAACGGCGTAGAGCTATTGCATCTCAACAATGTGGTGACGGGCTGCATTCTGCTCTGTGGCCTGTTCCTCTACGACATCTTCTGGGTTTTCGGCACCAACGTCATGGTCACCGTGGCTAAATCCTTCGAGGTGCCTATCAAAT TGGTGTTCCCTCAAGACCTGCTCATCAACGGGCTGAACGCTAGCAACTTTGCAATGCTGGGTCTCGGAGACATCGTCGTACCTGGTCTGTTCATCGCTCTCCTACTCCGCTTCGACAAGAGTCTGAAGCGCGGTTCAGAGTTCTACTTCCGCGCGACGTTCTCCGCGTACATCCTGGGTCTCTTGGCCACTATCCTGGTGATGCACGTGTTCAAGCACGCGCAGCCGGCGCTGCTGTACCTGGTGCCTGCGTGTCTGGCCACGCCGCTTACTCTCGCCTTGCTGAAGGGCGACATCAACGCGCTGTTCAA CTACGAAGACCAGCCGGCGATACTGGAGTCCCCTACCGAAGCGAGCAAGTCGAAGAAATCTGAGTAA